A genomic stretch from Mastacembelus armatus chromosome 7, fMasArm1.2, whole genome shotgun sequence includes:
- the plekhm2 gene encoding pleckstrin homology domain-containing family M member 2 isoform X1 translates to MDQLKVKDRILENISLSVKKLQSYFAACEDETPAIRNHDRVLQRLCEHLDHALLYGLQDISSGYWVLVLHFTRREAVRQIDELQHIATNLGRSRAWLYLALSESSLESYLRLFQENQGLLQKYYFKNALVCSHDHLTLFLTLVSGLEFIRFDLELDVPYLDVAPYMPEYYKPQNLLDFEERLPSSDSLSLHSFTSLTSTNLEWDDSAIAPSSEDYDFGDIFPVLQSLPSADWEEGDLTDQASCPRSSGSDPQTVISDTVILSAGTVRMKVASHLSPRSPTSRHNPFNEDSDTNTTNTSADVTPVHVASLYNTTTTGDDTESTSNELEVIRMAKRRKPAKKRRGKGSTDSSSSIHNSVSSEHMEVDNSLLASEDVDSLNCTVIEVDGERELRRSRVGSEVVEEGEEDGVEGLLRLPEMADTSMDSVGQPLRDVMDRLNGALDREEAWEHPEEEEHNSKGCNQVPEPPAQQPFREDSAGEPPDPAPGEIPGSALARDLNFLQASSLPTDLRCFTPNSSDSASTGGGHHDSAEHSQSQALSSGHEDEGKAKTPTGQESNMKEEKEGDEMDKNIFTEEPQQQIQQEKLSPSESSHPAEFKVDNNHLLLLMIHVFRENEEQLFRMVRMSTGHMEGDLQPLYLLLTDCYIYMLRKGAAEKPYTVEDAVSYNELDYLSVGLDQQTVTVVCTNRRRKFLLDTADVSLTSWFLSVLKSAMVKGCREPPYPSVLTDATMEKLALTKFVSQESQCEVSEVSIQLYSLVHWEDPMDVTLSPQGGPPSSAVLPSTKEGTLQYRSGTTYLGKELWKSCYLVLSNGILYLYAERTDVTPVLSVTMGGEHCGGCRRSNSTERPHAFQVILTERPPLELSANSEQDMADWMQLLCQSVSKGVVPQGVAPTPCIPCCLVVTDRKLLTCHQDCQTSFFRSLGSADIHDVTTVSLEPVKEYCVIEFAADRAQFLPPWVLYFSSFEERDRLLKALGNAWKAIFQVDLPHRDVSDLSMQKRCGEALALMKSAWQRADSLARGRAQREPWC, encoded by the exons ATGGATCAACTCAAAGTGAAGGATCGTATACTGGAAAACATTTCCTTGTCTGTCAAGAAG TTGCAGAGTTATTTTGCAGCCTGTGAAGATGAGACTCCAGCCATCAGGAATCATGACCGGGTCCTACAGCGCCTCTGTGAACACCTAGACCATGCTCTGCTGTATGG GCTGCAGGACATCTCCTCAGGCTACTGGGTCCTTGTCCTTCACTTCACCAGAAGAGAGGCTGTTCGCCAGATAGATGAGCTTCAGCATATAGCAACTAATCTTGGTCGAA GTCGTGCATGGTTATACCTGGCACTAAGTGAGAGCTCTTTAGAGAGCTACCTGCGCCTCTTCCAAGAGAACCAAGGACTACTGCAAAAGTATTATTTCAA GAATGCCTTGGTGTGCAGCCATGACCACCTTACTCTATTCCTCACACTGGTGTCTGGCCTGGAGTTCATTCGCTTTGACCTGGAGTTG GATGTGCCATATCTAGACGTGGCCCCCTATATGCCAGAGTACTACAAACCCCAGAACTTACTGGACTTTGAGGAAAGGCTTCCCAGTTCAGACAGCTTGTCCCTACACTCCTTCACCTCCCTCACTTCCACCAACCTAGAGTGGGATGACAGTGCCATAGCCCCATCCAGCGAAG attatgATTTTGGTGACATCTTCCCCGTGTTGCAGTCATTGCCAAGTGCAGACTGGGAAG AGGGTGACCTGACCGACCAGGCCAGCTGCCCACGGTCCAGTGGCTCTGATCCCCAAACAGTCATCAGTGACACGGTGATCCTTTCTGCTGGAACTGTCAGGATGAAAGTAGCATCTCATCTTTCTCCACGTAGCCCTACATCCAGACACAACCCCTTCAATGAAGATTCTGACACCAACACCACCAACACCTCAGCTGATGTCACGCCAGTGCATGTGGCTAGCCTCtacaacaccaccaccactggAGATGACACAGAGAGCACCAGCAATGAGTTGGAGGTCATCAG GATGGCCAAACGAAGGAAACCAGCCAAAAAGCGACGTGGAAAGGGCTCCACAgactccagcagcagcatccaTAACTCTGTCTCCTCTGAACACATGGAAGTGGACAACAGTCTGCTTGCGTCAGAGGATGTGGATTCACTAAACTGCACTGTAATTGAAGTGGATGGTGAGAGAGAATTAAGGAGAAGCAGGGTGGGATCAGAAGTTGTGGAGGAAGGTGAAGAGGATGGGGTTGAGGGCCTCTTACGGCTCCCGGAAATGGCAGACACCTCCATGGACAGTGTGGGCCAACCCCTTCGCGATGTCATGGACCGGCTCAATGGGGCTTTGGATAGAGAGGAGGCCTGGGAGCacccagaggaggaggaacacaATAGCAAAGGCTGTAACCAGGTCCCCGAGCCTCCTGCACAGCAGCCCTTTCGAGAGGATTCAGCAGGTGAGCCACCTGACCCAGCCCCAGGAGAGATTCCTGGCTCCGCTCTGGCCAGAGACCTCAACTTCCTGCAGGCCTCTTCATTACCTACAGACTTACGCTGCTTTACCCCCAACAGTTCAGACTCTGCTTCCACAGGTGGTGGCCACCATGACTCTGCAGAGCATAGCCAGTCGCAGGCTCTTTCAAGTGGCCATGAAGATGAAGGAAAGGCAAAAACACCAACAGGACAAGAGTCCAAcatgaaggaggagaaggaaggagaTGAGATGGACAAGAATATATTTACAGAGGAACCACAACAACAGATACAACAGGAGAAGCTTAGTCCATCAGAAAGCTCTCACCCTGCAGAGTTTAA ggTGGACAACAATCACTTGCTTCTTCTCATGATCCATGTGTTCAGAGAGAATGAGGAGCAGCTCTTCAGG ATGGTCCGAATGAGTACAGGCCATATGGAGGGGGACCTGCAGCCTCTTTACctgctgctgactgactgtTACATTTACATGCTAAGGAAGG GTGCGGCAGAGAAACCCTACACAGTAGAAGATGCTGTTTCTTATAATGAGCTGGACTATCTTTCA GTCGGTCTTGACCAGCAGACAGTGACGGTGGTTTGCACCAACAGACGAAGAAAATTCCTGTTGGACACAGCAGATGTCTCACTGACTTC TTGGTTCCTGTCTGTTCTGAAGTCAGCCATGGTGAAGGGGTGTCGTGAGCCTCCTTACCCCTCTGTTCTGACTGATGCTACTATGGAAAAATTGGCTCTCACTAAGTTTGTCTCACAGGAGTCTCAGTGTGAG GTATCTGAAGTGTCTATCCAGCTCTATTCGCTGGTCCACTGGGAAGATCCTATGGACGTAACTTTATCACCACAGGGTGGCCCACCAAGCTCTGCAGTACTTCCCAGCACAAAGGAGGGGACTCTGCAGTACCGGTCAGGAACAACTTACCTGGGCAAAGAGCTGTGGAAAAGCTGCTACCTTGTCCTCAG CAATGGGATTCTGTACCTGTATGCAGAAAGAACAGATGTGACACCTGTGCTGTCAGTCACAATGGG AGGAGAGCACTGTGGAGGCTGCCGTCGCTCAAACAGCACAGAGCGTCCTCATGCCTTCCAAGTCATCCTGACAGAGCGCCCCCCACTAGAGCTCAGCGCCAACAGTGAGCAGGACATGGCTGACTGGATGCAGCTACTGTGCCAGTCTGTGTCAAAAGGG GTCGTCCCTCAGGGTGTGGCCCCCACCCCATGTATCCCATGTTGTCTGGTGGTCACAGACAGGAAGCTGCTAACTTGCCATCAGGACTGTCAGACGAGCTTCTTCCGTTCTTTGGGCAGTGCTGATATCCATGATGTCACCACTGTCAGTCTGGAACCTGTCAAGGAGTACTGTGTCATT GAGTTTGCAGCAGATCGGGCCCAGTTTCTCCCCCCATGGGTCTTATACTTCAGCAGCTTTGAAGAGAGAGATCGACTACTGAAGGCTTTAGGCAATGCATGGAAAGCCATTTTCCAG GTTGACCTTCCCCACAGAGATGTGTCTGATCTATCAATGCAGAAGCGTTGTGGAGAGGCCCTCGCCCTCATGAAGAGTGCGTGGCAGAGGGCAGACAGTCTGGCCCGAGGCAGAGCACAGCGGGAGCCCTGGTGctga
- the plekhm2 gene encoding pleckstrin homology domain-containing family M member 2 isoform X2 yields the protein MDQLKVKDRILENISLSVKKLQSYFAACEDETPAIRNHDRVLQRLCEHLDHALLYGLQDISSGYWVLVLHFTRREAVRQIDELQHIATNLGRSRAWLYLALSESSLESYLRLFQENQGLLQKYYFKNALVCSHDHLTLFLTLVSGLEFIRFDLELDVPYLDVAPYMPEYYKPQNLLDFEERLPSSDSLSLHSFTSLTSTNLEWDDSAIAPSSEEGDLTDQASCPRSSGSDPQTVISDTVILSAGTVRMKVASHLSPRSPTSRHNPFNEDSDTNTTNTSADVTPVHVASLYNTTTTGDDTESTSNELEVIRMAKRRKPAKKRRGKGSTDSSSSIHNSVSSEHMEVDNSLLASEDVDSLNCTVIEVDGERELRRSRVGSEVVEEGEEDGVEGLLRLPEMADTSMDSVGQPLRDVMDRLNGALDREEAWEHPEEEEHNSKGCNQVPEPPAQQPFREDSAGEPPDPAPGEIPGSALARDLNFLQASSLPTDLRCFTPNSSDSASTGGGHHDSAEHSQSQALSSGHEDEGKAKTPTGQESNMKEEKEGDEMDKNIFTEEPQQQIQQEKLSPSESSHPAEFKVDNNHLLLLMIHVFRENEEQLFRMVRMSTGHMEGDLQPLYLLLTDCYIYMLRKGAAEKPYTVEDAVSYNELDYLSVGLDQQTVTVVCTNRRRKFLLDTADVSLTSWFLSVLKSAMVKGCREPPYPSVLTDATMEKLALTKFVSQESQCEVSEVSIQLYSLVHWEDPMDVTLSPQGGPPSSAVLPSTKEGTLQYRSGTTYLGKELWKSCYLVLSNGILYLYAERTDVTPVLSVTMGGEHCGGCRRSNSTERPHAFQVILTERPPLELSANSEQDMADWMQLLCQSVSKGVVPQGVAPTPCIPCCLVVTDRKLLTCHQDCQTSFFRSLGSADIHDVTTVSLEPVKEYCVIEFAADRAQFLPPWVLYFSSFEERDRLLKALGNAWKAIFQVDLPHRDVSDLSMQKRCGEALALMKSAWQRADSLARGRAQREPWC from the exons ATGGATCAACTCAAAGTGAAGGATCGTATACTGGAAAACATTTCCTTGTCTGTCAAGAAG TTGCAGAGTTATTTTGCAGCCTGTGAAGATGAGACTCCAGCCATCAGGAATCATGACCGGGTCCTACAGCGCCTCTGTGAACACCTAGACCATGCTCTGCTGTATGG GCTGCAGGACATCTCCTCAGGCTACTGGGTCCTTGTCCTTCACTTCACCAGAAGAGAGGCTGTTCGCCAGATAGATGAGCTTCAGCATATAGCAACTAATCTTGGTCGAA GTCGTGCATGGTTATACCTGGCACTAAGTGAGAGCTCTTTAGAGAGCTACCTGCGCCTCTTCCAAGAGAACCAAGGACTACTGCAAAAGTATTATTTCAA GAATGCCTTGGTGTGCAGCCATGACCACCTTACTCTATTCCTCACACTGGTGTCTGGCCTGGAGTTCATTCGCTTTGACCTGGAGTTG GATGTGCCATATCTAGACGTGGCCCCCTATATGCCAGAGTACTACAAACCCCAGAACTTACTGGACTTTGAGGAAAGGCTTCCCAGTTCAGACAGCTTGTCCCTACACTCCTTCACCTCCCTCACTTCCACCAACCTAGAGTGGGATGACAGTGCCATAGCCCCATCCAGCGAAG AGGGTGACCTGACCGACCAGGCCAGCTGCCCACGGTCCAGTGGCTCTGATCCCCAAACAGTCATCAGTGACACGGTGATCCTTTCTGCTGGAACTGTCAGGATGAAAGTAGCATCTCATCTTTCTCCACGTAGCCCTACATCCAGACACAACCCCTTCAATGAAGATTCTGACACCAACACCACCAACACCTCAGCTGATGTCACGCCAGTGCATGTGGCTAGCCTCtacaacaccaccaccactggAGATGACACAGAGAGCACCAGCAATGAGTTGGAGGTCATCAG GATGGCCAAACGAAGGAAACCAGCCAAAAAGCGACGTGGAAAGGGCTCCACAgactccagcagcagcatccaTAACTCTGTCTCCTCTGAACACATGGAAGTGGACAACAGTCTGCTTGCGTCAGAGGATGTGGATTCACTAAACTGCACTGTAATTGAAGTGGATGGTGAGAGAGAATTAAGGAGAAGCAGGGTGGGATCAGAAGTTGTGGAGGAAGGTGAAGAGGATGGGGTTGAGGGCCTCTTACGGCTCCCGGAAATGGCAGACACCTCCATGGACAGTGTGGGCCAACCCCTTCGCGATGTCATGGACCGGCTCAATGGGGCTTTGGATAGAGAGGAGGCCTGGGAGCacccagaggaggaggaacacaATAGCAAAGGCTGTAACCAGGTCCCCGAGCCTCCTGCACAGCAGCCCTTTCGAGAGGATTCAGCAGGTGAGCCACCTGACCCAGCCCCAGGAGAGATTCCTGGCTCCGCTCTGGCCAGAGACCTCAACTTCCTGCAGGCCTCTTCATTACCTACAGACTTACGCTGCTTTACCCCCAACAGTTCAGACTCTGCTTCCACAGGTGGTGGCCACCATGACTCTGCAGAGCATAGCCAGTCGCAGGCTCTTTCAAGTGGCCATGAAGATGAAGGAAAGGCAAAAACACCAACAGGACAAGAGTCCAAcatgaaggaggagaaggaaggagaTGAGATGGACAAGAATATATTTACAGAGGAACCACAACAACAGATACAACAGGAGAAGCTTAGTCCATCAGAAAGCTCTCACCCTGCAGAGTTTAA ggTGGACAACAATCACTTGCTTCTTCTCATGATCCATGTGTTCAGAGAGAATGAGGAGCAGCTCTTCAGG ATGGTCCGAATGAGTACAGGCCATATGGAGGGGGACCTGCAGCCTCTTTACctgctgctgactgactgtTACATTTACATGCTAAGGAAGG GTGCGGCAGAGAAACCCTACACAGTAGAAGATGCTGTTTCTTATAATGAGCTGGACTATCTTTCA GTCGGTCTTGACCAGCAGACAGTGACGGTGGTTTGCACCAACAGACGAAGAAAATTCCTGTTGGACACAGCAGATGTCTCACTGACTTC TTGGTTCCTGTCTGTTCTGAAGTCAGCCATGGTGAAGGGGTGTCGTGAGCCTCCTTACCCCTCTGTTCTGACTGATGCTACTATGGAAAAATTGGCTCTCACTAAGTTTGTCTCACAGGAGTCTCAGTGTGAG GTATCTGAAGTGTCTATCCAGCTCTATTCGCTGGTCCACTGGGAAGATCCTATGGACGTAACTTTATCACCACAGGGTGGCCCACCAAGCTCTGCAGTACTTCCCAGCACAAAGGAGGGGACTCTGCAGTACCGGTCAGGAACAACTTACCTGGGCAAAGAGCTGTGGAAAAGCTGCTACCTTGTCCTCAG CAATGGGATTCTGTACCTGTATGCAGAAAGAACAGATGTGACACCTGTGCTGTCAGTCACAATGGG AGGAGAGCACTGTGGAGGCTGCCGTCGCTCAAACAGCACAGAGCGTCCTCATGCCTTCCAAGTCATCCTGACAGAGCGCCCCCCACTAGAGCTCAGCGCCAACAGTGAGCAGGACATGGCTGACTGGATGCAGCTACTGTGCCAGTCTGTGTCAAAAGGG GTCGTCCCTCAGGGTGTGGCCCCCACCCCATGTATCCCATGTTGTCTGGTGGTCACAGACAGGAAGCTGCTAACTTGCCATCAGGACTGTCAGACGAGCTTCTTCCGTTCTTTGGGCAGTGCTGATATCCATGATGTCACCACTGTCAGTCTGGAACCTGTCAAGGAGTACTGTGTCATT GAGTTTGCAGCAGATCGGGCCCAGTTTCTCCCCCCATGGGTCTTATACTTCAGCAGCTTTGAAGAGAGAGATCGACTACTGAAGGCTTTAGGCAATGCATGGAAAGCCATTTTCCAG GTTGACCTTCCCCACAGAGATGTGTCTGATCTATCAATGCAGAAGCGTTGTGGAGAGGCCCTCGCCCTCATGAAGAGTGCGTGGCAGAGGGCAGACAGTCTGGCCCGAGGCAGAGCACAGCGGGAGCCCTGGTGctga
- the ddost gene encoding dolichyl-diphosphooligosaccharide--protein glycosyltransferase 48 kDa subunit, with protein MAALTAVMQMNRSGSSSSSTKRTEKMTQRKFSFLSINVLVLLSLVSMFPCVLADGKTLVLLDNLNIRDTHSMFFRSLADRGFDLTFKTADDPSLSLIKYGQFLYDHLIIFSPSVEDFGGNINVETITSFIDGGGNVLVAASSDIGDPLRELGSECGIEFDEEKTAVIDHHNYDVSDPGEHTLIVADPENLLKAPTIVGKPTHKPILFKGVGMVADPDNPLVLDILTGSSTSYSFFPDRPISQYPHAVGKNTLLIAGLQARNNARVVFSGSLDFFSDTFFNSAVQKATPGSQRHDQTGNLELAEALSRWVFKEAGVLRVGAVTHHPVGETTPPAAYTITDLVEYSIVIEMLSEGQWVPFDGDDIQLEFVRIDPFVRTYLKKNGGKYSVQFKLPDVYGVFQFKVDYNRLGYTHLYSSTQVSVRPLQHTQYERFIPSAFPYYASVFSMMGGLFVFSIVFLHMKEKEKSD; from the exons ATGGCGGCTTTGACAGCAGTCATGCAGATGAACCGGTCCGGTTCTTCATCATCGTCCACTAAACGGACCGAAAAAATGACCCAACGGAAGTTCAGCTTTCTGAGCATCAATGTCCTTGTGTTGCTCTCGTTGGTGTCCATGTTTCCTTGCGTGTTGGCCGACGGCAAGACGTTGGTCCTGCTGGACAACCTCAACATCAGAGACACTCATTCAATGTTCTTCCGCAGTCTGGCAG ACCGTGGCTTTGACCTGACATTTAAGACAGCTGATgatccttctctgtctctgatCAAATATGGCCAGTTCCTGTATGACCATCTAATCATCTTTTCCCCATCAGTTGAGG ACTTTGGAGGAAATATTAATGTGGAGACTATTACGTCCTTCATTGATGGTGGAGGCAATGTGCTGGTTGCTGCTAGTTCAGATATTG GTGACCCACTGAGGGAGCTTGGCAGTGAGTGTGGCATTGAGTTTGATGAGGAAAAGACTGCTGTCATTGACCATCACAATTACGATGTATCTGATCCTGGAGAG CACACTCTGATAGTGGCTGACCCAGAGAACCTGCTGAAAGCCCCCACTATTGTCGGCAAACCCACACATAAACCTATTTTATTCAAAGGTGTTGG CATGGTGGCAGACCCAGACAACCCTCTTGTCCTGGATATCCTTACTGGCTCCTCAACCTCCTACTCCTTTTTCCCTGACAGACCCATCTCTCAG TATCCTCATGCTGTGGGCAAGAACACCCTGCTGATTGCCGGCCTTCAGGCCAGAAACAATGCTAGAGTGGTTTTCAGCGGCTCACTGGATTTCTTCAGTGATACCTTCTTCAACTCTGCTGTGCAGAAAGCCACACCTGGATCCCAGAG GCATGACCAGACAGGGAACTTGGAGCTGGCCGAGGCTTTGTCTCGCTGGGTGTTCAAGGAGGCTGGAGTTCTCAGGGTGGGAGCCGTTACCCATCATCCTGTGGGAGAGACCACTCCCCCTGCAGCCTACACCATCACTGACCTTGTG GAGTACAGCATTGTCATTGAGATGTTGTCTGAGGGCCAGTGGGTGCCCTTTGATGGAGACGATATTCAGCTTGAGTTTGTGAGGATCGATCCCTTCGTCAGGACTTATCTCAAGAAAAATG GTGGTAAATACAGTGTCCAGTTCAAGCTCCCTGATGTGTATGGAGTATTCCAGTTCAAGGTGGACTACAACCGACTGGGATACACACATCTCTACTCCTCCACTCAG GTATCAGTGCGTCCTCTACAGCACACTCAGTATGAGCGCTTCATCCCCTCTGCCTTCCCGTACTATGCAAGTGTTTTCTCAATGATGGGAGGACTCTTTGTCTTCAGCATAGTTTTTCTACAcatgaaggagaaggagaagtcAGATTAA